The following DNA comes from Pseudomonas sp. Tri1.
ACCCCATGGCCCCCTCTGCGGCAACCCAATAGCATCAGGCCAAGCACATAAAAACAAACACAGCCGGAGTGCCCCATGACCATCCACATTTGCACCGCGCCTTGCTGCTGGGGCGTCGATGACGTCAAGAATCCTTTCCTGCCTCCGTGGCGCCGCGTGCTTGGCGAAGCGGCCGAGGCCGGCTATCGCGGCATCGAGCTGGGCCCCTATGGTTACCTGCCGCTCGACGCCGGAACCGTCAGTCCCGTCTTGTCCGAACTTGATCTGCATGTGGTCGCCGGGACGATCTTCGACGACCTCGTCACCCCCGCCAACCTGCCCGAACTGCTGCGCCAGACCCATGACATCTGCACGCTGCTCAAACAGCTGCCGCCCATGGAACAGCAAACCGGCCAACGTCATGCAGGGCCCTACCTGGTGATCATCGACTGGGGCCACGAGGAGCGCGACTACGCCGCCGGCCACTCGGACCGCGCGCCACGCCTGGACGATGCACGCTGGAACACCATGATGGCGCACATCCGCGCCATCGCCGACCTCGCCTGGCACACCTACGGCATCCGCGCCGTTATCCATCCCCACGCCGGCGGCTACATCGAGTTCGCCGATGAGCTGGCGCGCCTGGTGGACGACATTCCCGACGAAGTCGCCGGGCTGTGCCTGGACACCGGGCATCTCTATTACGCGGGCATGGACCCGCTCGCCTCGCTGCGCACCTACGCTCATCGCCTGGACTACCTGCACTTCAAGGACATCGACCCGGTGGTGTTCGACCAGGTGCTGAACGAGCACATCCGTTTCTTTGCCGCCTGCGCCCGAGGCGTGATGTGCCCCATCGGGCGTGGTGTCATCGACTACCCAGCGCTGCACAGCCTCGTGCATGAATTGGGTTACCAGGGCTGCATCACCGTCGAACAGGAACGTGACCCGCGCAACGCCGGGACCAGCCTGGACGACGTAGCGGCCAGCCGCGCCTACCTGGCCCGAATCGGTTTCTGATCAGCACAAGGACAAACCCCATGATCAACGGCAGCAAAACCCTTACGCGCCCCATCCGCTGGGCCATGGTCGGTGGCGGGGAGCAAAGCCAGATCGGCTACATCCACCGCTCGGCCGCCCTGCGCGACCGGAGTTTCGAATTGGTCGCCGCGGCGCTGGATATCGACCCTGCACGCGGCCGGACCTTTGGCGAGCAA
Coding sequences within:
- a CDS encoding TIM barrel protein — its product is MTIHICTAPCCWGVDDVKNPFLPPWRRVLGEAAEAGYRGIELGPYGYLPLDAGTVSPVLSELDLHVVAGTIFDDLVTPANLPELLRQTHDICTLLKQLPPMEQQTGQRHAGPYLVIIDWGHEERDYAAGHSDRAPRLDDARWNTMMAHIRAIADLAWHTYGIRAVIHPHAGGYIEFADELARLVDDIPDEVAGLCLDTGHLYYAGMDPLASLRTYAHRLDYLHFKDIDPVVFDQVLNEHIRFFAACARGVMCPIGRGVIDYPALHSLVHELGYQGCITVEQERDPRNAGTSLDDVAASRAYLARIGF